From the Synergistaceae bacterium DZ-S4 genome, one window contains:
- a CDS encoding aminotransferase class I/II-fold pyridoxal phosphate-dependent enzyme, whose protein sequence is MPIKDFKVEKWLNPRDAQCRYNLGASCVKAISLDELAELSGENKDELTKFFFETHLHYGAFFGLPRFLDAAASTYKMAEPGMVLTFHGGTGANSAVLTGMLEKGDNVVAVMPNYQQHYSIPEALGIEVRPLRLKKEEGYKVDPKKMDSLTDSRTKMITLTNPNNPTGAYMDADELGEIITVAEKNGSYILCDEIYRGLADAYMPSIVDLYEKGIATSSMSKIYSMAGTRVGWAVTRDKKAYDILENRRSYDSICNGVFDELISAIALENSDKMLERARAIVRPNKKIAEDWIMNQPRLSVYGESFTTTMLVHYDYDIDEVELCTDIYEKTGVLLCHGDCFEEKKCFRLGYGFGDTKLLQDGLHELGGYLSSLSL, encoded by the coding sequence GTGCCTATCAAAGATTTTAAAGTTGAAAAATGGCTGAATCCCCGTGACGCTCAATGCAGGTACAACCTTGGGGCAAGCTGCGTAAAGGCTATCTCCCTGGATGAACTCGCGGAACTGAGCGGAGAGAACAAGGATGAACTTACAAAATTCTTCTTCGAGACCCACCTACATTACGGAGCCTTCTTTGGCCTGCCCCGCTTTCTTGATGCGGCCGCTTCGACCTATAAAATGGCGGAGCCGGGTATGGTGCTTACCTTCCATGGAGGTACCGGGGCAAACTCGGCCGTGCTTACCGGGATGCTTGAAAAGGGAGATAATGTGGTAGCGGTGATGCCCAACTACCAGCAGCACTACTCCATCCCTGAAGCCCTAGGGATAGAAGTCCGTCCCCTTCGCCTGAAAAAGGAGGAGGGCTATAAGGTCGATCCAAAAAAAATGGACTCGCTTACAGACAGCAGAACGAAAATGATAACACTGACCAACCCCAATAACCCTACCGGTGCCTATATGGATGCCGATGAACTGGGAGAAATTATTACAGTTGCCGAAAAGAACGGATCATACATCCTCTGTGATGAAATATACAGAGGACTTGCGGACGCATACATGCCATCGATAGTTGATCTTTACGAGAAGGGGATCGCCACAAGCAGCATGTCCAAGATCTACTCGATGGCAGGGACAAGGGTCGGCTGGGCTGTCACACGCGACAAAAAGGCCTATGACATCCTTGAGAACAGACGGTCATACGATTCGATCTGCAACGGGGTCTTCGATGAGCTGATATCCGCCATAGCCCTTGAGAACAGCGATAAAATGCTTGAAAGGGCCCGTGCCATAGTCAGGCCCAACAAAAAGATCGCGGAGGACTGGATCATGAACCAGCCCCGCCTCTCAGTTTATGGTGAGAGTTTCACTACGACTATGCTTGTCCACTACGACTATGATATCGATGAAGTGGAGCTTTGTACGGACATATACGAAAAGACCGGGGTCCTTCTCTGCCACGGAGACTGTTTCGAAGAGAAAAAGTGCTTCAGGCTTGGTTATGGATTCGGTGACACGAAGCTTTTGCAGGACGGGCTCCACGAGCTAGGCGGATATCTCAGCTCCCTGAGTTTGTAG
- a CDS encoding PDZ domain-containing protein — MKKYVRSTAFFLILLIAPVRTAFAYSEHHSYSSSHTEVWVDATGLAVLLGTLAAGNTNNQAEAAKQQAAYEQKVREIREHAKESSRKEMEHAADLIFERGVPGTVELLVKSWEGEGKKTFLDDRSGVTVIKVSGFEENIRLEYTIRQESKKISVRVTAPDYSVSEESGAYYKEPQPLPPSKSYLGLELEELFRDPGGRLLIKDVVKGTAAFYAGILPGDSLVMIDTYDTKNFDIARVDSYLESRAAAKAKVRVTVSQKGEQKSIDIQL, encoded by the coding sequence ATGAAAAAATACGTCAGGTCCACAGCTTTTTTTCTGATTTTATTGATCGCCCCTGTCCGAACTGCATTTGCCTATTCGGAACATCACAGTTACAGCTCGAGCCATACCGAGGTCTGGGTGGACGCGACTGGTCTGGCAGTCCTCCTGGGCACTCTCGCTGCGGGAAACACCAACAACCAGGCGGAGGCAGCCAAACAGCAGGCCGCATACGAGCAGAAGGTCAGGGAAATAAGGGAGCACGCGAAGGAAAGTTCGAGAAAAGAGATGGAACACGCGGCAGATCTTATTTTTGAAAGAGGGGTCCCCGGCACAGTTGAGCTGCTGGTAAAGTCATGGGAGGGAGAGGGCAAAAAGACGTTCCTCGATGACAGAAGCGGGGTCACCGTCATTAAGGTCAGCGGTTTCGAAGAGAATATAAGGCTTGAATACACGATCCGGCAGGAGAGCAAAAAGATATCTGTAAGGGTGACCGCTCCCGACTATTCGGTCTCCGAGGAGTCAGGAGCATACTATAAGGAACCCCAGCCCCTCCCCCCTTCCAAAAGTTATCTCGGTCTTGAGCTTGAGGAGCTTTTCAGGGATCCAGGCGGCAGGCTTCTCATTAAAGATGTTGTAAAAGGTACCGCGGCATTCTATGCCGGGATCCTGCCGGGAGATTCTCTGGTCATGATCGATACATACGACACCAAAAATTTTGACATTGCCCGCGTTGATTCTTACCTTGAAAGCAGGGCTGCCGCAAAGGCGAAAGTAAGGGTGACGGTTTCCCAAAAAGGGGAGCAGAAAAGCATAGATATCCAGCTTTGA
- a CDS encoding tetratricopeptide repeat protein, producing MSRQRGGLFSGFVVMLVIILLFATALLAVAAMRERNITKAESLLRSGDHYGASELFMKAEKFSLRPESRVVKGIAESSLGMEDYETAALYYEKLVKLEPDNVEARYKLGLLYIRAKDYGAAEKEVEALREIGSESAIQGAEALAENLSSGKVKGFFRDLLKKVAPGLPEIPGITEDGPIMPDTGEQEGEPLSGDEDGSAEIFRGLPDSGDAVTE from the coding sequence ATGAGTAGACAAAGAGGAGGTTTATTTTCCGGTTTCGTTGTTATGCTGGTCATAATACTGCTTTTTGCCACGGCACTCCTTGCCGTTGCGGCAATGAGGGAGAGGAATATAACAAAGGCGGAGTCCCTTCTGCGTTCCGGTGATCACTACGGGGCTTCAGAGCTCTTCATGAAGGCCGAAAAATTCAGTCTCAGGCCTGAATCCAGGGTCGTAAAGGGCATTGCGGAAAGCAGCCTTGGGATGGAGGATTACGAGACGGCTGCACTCTATTATGAAAAGCTCGTCAAGCTGGAGCCGGACAATGTGGAGGCAAGATACAAGCTGGGTCTTCTCTACATCAGGGCAAAGGATTACGGGGCCGCTGAGAAAGAAGTCGAAGCATTGAGAGAGATAGGCAGCGAAAGCGCCATACAGGGAGCTGAAGCACTTGCCGAAAATCTCTCTTCAGGCAAGGTCAAGGGGTTTTTCAGGGATCTGCTGAAAAAGGTCGCCCCTGGTCTGCCGGAGATCCCGGGCATCACCGAGGACGGACCGATCATGCCCGATACCGGAGAGCAGGAGGGCGAGCCTCTTTCCGGGGATGAAGACGGATCAGCGGAGATCTTCCGTGGTCTGCCGGATTCGGGCGATGCTGTAACTGAGTGA
- a CDS encoding histidine phosphatase family protein: protein MNNGEKQKIYLIRHAKPDLPHGGKLYYGSTDYPLSEEGVMMAKRLAEVLRGVEANMVFSSDLRRARETAEIALAGRTCEIRPVRGLREIHLGDWEGRSFDEVRLTWNEIYEKRGVSFDSVGPPGGESFKDLQKRTVPVFDEILRDNPCGNIMLFAHGGVIWTLMCNYFGFKLNDIFFYPMDFCGIHLIERSDGLMKLIKYNWSRNLS from the coding sequence TTGAATAACGGAGAAAAGCAGAAAATATATCTGATCCGCCATGCCAAGCCTGATCTTCCCCACGGAGGGAAACTATATTACGGATCCACCGACTATCCTCTTTCCGAGGAGGGTGTAATGATGGCAAAGAGGCTGGCCGAAGTGCTGAGGGGCGTTGAGGCGAACATGGTCTTCTCAAGTGACCTAAGGAGAGCGAGGGAGACTGCGGAGATAGCCCTTGCCGGCCGGACATGCGAGATACGCCCCGTGAGAGGGCTCCGTGAGATACATCTGGGAGACTGGGAGGGCAGGAGTTTCGACGAGGTAAGATTGACCTGGAACGAGATATACGAAAAGAGGGGCGTCTCTTTTGATTCGGTGGGGCCTCCCGGAGGGGAGAGCTTTAAGGATCTTCAGAAACGTACCGTTCCTGTATTTGATGAAATACTCAGGGATAATCCGTGCGGGAACATAATGCTTTTTGCCCATGGAGGAGTCATATGGACGCTGATGTGTAATTATTTCGGATTTAAGCTGAACGACATTTTTTTCTATCCGATGGATTTTTGCGGCATACATCTGATCGAACGGTCCGACGGCCTGATGAAACTGATAAAATATAACTGGAGCAGGAATCTCTCCTGA
- a CDS encoding cupin domain-containing protein, with the protein MDGTFILKDADTAEHFTAGDLCSLAEIFHPGNERLPFCGFSLSHAVVLPKGRTVPHRLVKSSEVYWIIAGRGILFIDERPIELKKGRAVLVPPSAVQYVVNECDHKLEFLCIVSPPWESSDEETI; encoded by the coding sequence ATGGATGGTACCTTCATTTTAAAAGACGCGGACACCGCAGAACACTTCACTGCCGGTGACCTATGTTCCCTTGCGGAGATATTCCATCCGGGAAATGAAAGGCTGCCATTCTGCGGTTTTTCCCTCTCCCATGCGGTGGTCCTTCCGAAGGGACGTACGGTTCCCCACCGTTTGGTCAAGTCTTCAGAAGTTTACTGGATAATAGCAGGGAGAGGGATTCTTTTTATTGACGAAAGACCGATAGAGCTGAAAAAGGGGAGAGCCGTCCTTGTTCCGCCCTCTGCAGTACAGTATGTGGTGAACGAATGTGATCACAAGCTGGAGTTCCTTTGCATCGTCTCTCCGCCATGGGAAAGTTCCGACGAAGAGACCATCTGA
- a CDS encoding DUF4412 domain-containing protein has translation MARKNTFFKSLGFIAAAAAFSLIGTLSAEAAYRPGERAMKIWHDDLNPSKHAIFLKFKASVETGDGREENTTTMAVKGHFMYVDVLSDMSHMSTITDNAAKTTTILMHEEKMYMKMPHQSFDGPTLNDDKDLSEAEKTKLVVSSGKDKIAGRTYDYDKIKVSEGEEQIYYFDEGTNKWRYWKTSEALMEIIEYGSKVDENLFKIPKGYTKMEI, from the coding sequence ATGGCTAGGAAAAACACTTTTTTTAAGAGTCTCGGCTTTATTGCAGCAGCTGCCGCCTTTTCCCTTATCGGTACGTTGTCGGCCGAAGCGGCCTACAGACCTGGTGAAAGGGCTATGAAAATATGGCATGATGATCTGAACCCTTCAAAGCATGCGATATTCCTTAAATTCAAAGCGTCAGTCGAGACCGGCGACGGGCGTGAGGAGAATACTACCACCATGGCTGTCAAAGGCCACTTTATGTACGTAGATGTATTGAGCGACATGAGTCACATGAGCACCATCACGGACAACGCGGCAAAGACCACCACGATCCTGATGCATGAAGAGAAGATGTACATGAAAATGCCTCATCAGTCATTTGATGGCCCTACGCTGAATGACGACAAGGACCTGTCTGAAGCTGAAAAAACCAAGCTGGTCGTATCCTCCGGAAAAGACAAGATCGCTGGCAGGACATACGATTATGACAAGATCAAAGTCAGCGAAGGAGAAGAGCAGATATACTATTTTGATGAGGGGACCAACAAGTGGAGATATTGGAAAACTTCAGAGGCGCTTATGGAGATAATCGAGTACGGAAGCAAGGTTGACGAGAATCTCTTCAAGATCCCCAAGGGATATACGAAAATGGAAATTTAA
- a CDS encoding NADH-dependent [FeFe] hydrogenase, group A6 — protein MELVKVTIDNKTVSVPSSYTVIEAAQVAGIHIPQLCYHSELTKEGACRVCIVEIEGARGLGAACVYPVSDGMVVHTNTPLVRETRKTVVELLLANHPQECLICQKNNNCELQTIAADLGIREIPYTGEKRDAVKDESNPSIVREPNKCILCGRCIRACHEHQGLDVYAFVNRGFKTLVEPAFSYGLDQVTCTYCGQCVAVCPTAAICEKDDTEKVFDALGDPGKYVIVQTAPATRVALGEALGLPAGEIVTGKMVAALRRLGFNKIFDTDFSADLTIMEEGHEFLDRVVNGGTLPMITSCSPGWINFIEMKYPDLLPHLSSAKSPQGMFGALTKTYWPETQGIPVEKIFSVSVMPCTAKKAERVRPQLQSNPGIPDVDAVLTTRELARMIKNAGIDFKNLPEEEYDSPLGMSTGAAVIFGVTGGVMEAALRTVYAVLNDGKDLPGVSFMPVRGMEGIKEATVDVPVNGQNVTVKLAVAHTLKNARILMDKVRAGEADYHFIEVMACPGGCIGGGGQPQPVNADVRAARTAAVYKVDEVMTIRQSHKNPDIVALYENWLGKPLGEKSHHLLHTHYKAQPREV, from the coding sequence ATGGAACTGGTAAAGGTAACTATAGATAATAAGACGGTATCCGTACCGAGCAGCTATACAGTGATCGAGGCTGCCCAGGTCGCCGGCATACACATCCCGCAGCTCTGCTACCACTCGGAACTGACTAAGGAAGGCGCATGCAGGGTCTGTATTGTAGAAATAGAAGGGGCCCGCGGTCTTGGAGCGGCATGCGTATACCCTGTCTCTGACGGCATGGTCGTGCATACGAACACGCCTTTGGTAAGAGAGACGAGGAAGACTGTTGTAGAACTGCTTCTGGCAAATCACCCCCAGGAATGCCTTATCTGCCAAAAGAACAACAACTGCGAGCTCCAGACGATAGCGGCAGACCTCGGCATCCGCGAAATACCCTATACAGGCGAAAAGCGCGATGCGGTGAAGGACGAGTCCAACCCCAGTATAGTACGCGAACCTAACAAGTGCATACTTTGCGGCAGATGCATCAGGGCATGCCATGAGCATCAGGGGCTGGATGTCTACGCATTTGTCAACCGCGGATTCAAGACTCTTGTCGAGCCCGCATTCAGCTACGGCCTTGACCAGGTCACATGCACATACTGCGGCCAGTGTGTCGCGGTGTGCCCGACAGCCGCGATCTGCGAAAAGGATGATACGGAGAAGGTCTTTGACGCCCTTGGGGATCCCGGCAAATATGTCATCGTACAGACTGCTCCCGCAACGCGCGTTGCCCTCGGAGAGGCGCTTGGCCTCCCTGCGGGGGAGATAGTCACCGGCAAGATGGTAGCCGCGCTCCGCAGGCTGGGCTTCAACAAAATATTCGACACGGACTTCAGTGCAGACCTCACGATAATGGAAGAAGGACATGAGTTCCTTGACAGAGTGGTCAACGGCGGTACGCTCCCGATGATCACGTCCTGCTCCCCGGGTTGGATCAACTTCATTGAGATGAAGTATCCCGATCTCCTTCCGCACCTTTCCTCAGCCAAATCGCCCCAGGGAATGTTCGGGGCACTTACAAAGACATACTGGCCGGAAACACAGGGCATCCCTGTCGAAAAGATATTCAGCGTATCGGTAATGCCCTGTACAGCTAAAAAGGCAGAGCGCGTCAGGCCGCAGCTACAGAGCAACCCCGGGATCCCGGATGTTGACGCGGTCCTCACGACCAGGGAACTTGCAAGGATGATCAAGAATGCGGGGATCGATTTCAAGAACCTTCCTGAAGAAGAGTATGACAGCCCTCTTGGCATGTCGACCGGAGCAGCTGTTATCTTCGGAGTCACGGGCGGCGTCATGGAAGCGGCTCTGCGCACGGTCTACGCTGTTCTGAACGATGGCAAGGACCTTCCGGGAGTCAGCTTTATGCCTGTGCGCGGGATGGAAGGCATCAAGGAAGCCACTGTCGATGTTCCCGTAAACGGCCAGAACGTAACAGTCAAGCTTGCGGTCGCTCACACCCTTAAAAATGCAAGGATCCTCATGGACAAGGTTCGTGCCGGAGAAGCCGACTACCACTTCATTGAAGTCATGGCGTGCCCAGGCGGCTGCATAGGCGGAGGCGGACAGCCCCAGCCTGTAAACGCCGATGTAAGGGCGGCGAGGACTGCGGCAGTCTACAAGGTCGACGAAGTGATGACCATCCGCCAGTCGCACAAAAACCCCGATATCGTCGCACTATACGAGAACTGGCTCGGCAAGCCCCTCGGAGAGAAGTCGCACCACCTTCTCCACACACACTACAAGGCACAGCCAAGAGAAGTATAG
- the nuoF gene encoding NADH-quinone oxidoreductase subunit NuoF translates to MALVRAHILICTGTGCTASGAKDVLAKFDEELKAKKLREEVSLVETGCHGFCEGGPLVIIYPEGTFYTRVKPEDVAEIVEEHILKGRIVSRLLFKEPLTAEKVPSYDEIAFYKKQHRLVLRNCGHINPDSIEEYIGADGYEGLAKAILTMTPEQVVEEMKKTGLRGRGGGGFPTGMKWMFCSKSPGPKKYVICNADEGDPGAFMDRSLLEGDPHAILEGMAICAYAIGADEGYIYCRAEYPLAIKRLKKAIAQAEEAGLLGEKILGTDFSFTLHIKEGAGAFVCGEETALMASIEGRRGMPRPRPPFPAVKGLWEKPSNINNVETFANVPYIFRVGAEEYAKLGTEKSKGTKVFALTGKINNTGLAEVPMGITMREIIFEIGGGIMGGKKFKAVQIGGPSGGCIPEKLLDTPIDYDSLIAAGAMMGSGGLVVMDEDTCMVDVAKFFLNFTQSESCGKCTPCREGTKRMLEMLTAITEGKGKDGDIEKLERLAKSIKAGALCALGQTAPNPILSTLRYFRDEYEAHIYDKKCPAGVCTALIGYKITDKCVGCGLCKKVCPVDAISGEPKGKHTIDPDKCIKCGACMEKCPFKAIIRG, encoded by the coding sequence ATGGCTCTTGTCAGAGCTCATATATTGATCTGTACCGGTACAGGCTGCACCGCATCCGGAGCTAAGGATGTGCTTGCCAAATTTGATGAAGAACTTAAGGCAAAAAAACTGCGCGAAGAAGTAAGTCTCGTTGAAACAGGGTGTCACGGATTCTGTGAGGGCGGTCCCCTTGTGATCATTTATCCGGAAGGCACCTTCTATACAAGAGTAAAGCCCGAAGATGTTGCCGAGATAGTTGAAGAACACATTCTCAAGGGAAGGATCGTCTCGCGTCTCCTCTTCAAGGAACCGCTCACGGCTGAGAAGGTCCCGAGCTACGACGAAATCGCATTCTACAAAAAACAGCACCGTCTCGTCCTCAGAAACTGCGGACACATCAACCCCGATTCGATCGAAGAATACATCGGAGCCGACGGATATGAAGGCCTTGCAAAAGCGATCCTCACCATGACACCGGAACAGGTCGTCGAAGAGATGAAAAAGACCGGCCTTCGCGGACGCGGCGGCGGCGGATTCCCCACAGGAATGAAGTGGATGTTCTGCTCAAAGTCTCCGGGTCCCAAAAAGTATGTCATATGCAACGCCGACGAAGGCGACCCCGGCGCATTCATGGACCGTTCCCTTCTGGAGGGCGACCCCCACGCGATCCTTGAGGGTATGGCGATCTGCGCCTATGCGATAGGGGCTGACGAGGGCTACATCTATTGCCGCGCGGAGTACCCGCTTGCGATCAAACGCCTGAAGAAGGCCATCGCACAGGCTGAAGAGGCGGGACTCCTCGGCGAAAAGATACTCGGCACCGATTTCAGCTTCACGCTGCATATCAAGGAAGGAGCAGGAGCATTTGTCTGCGGTGAAGAGACAGCTCTCATGGCTTCGATCGAGGGCAGACGCGGAATGCCGCGCCCCCGTCCTCCCTTCCCTGCTGTAAAGGGACTCTGGGAGAAGCCTTCAAACATCAACAACGTAGAGACATTTGCAAATGTTCCCTACATCTTCAGGGTCGGAGCCGAGGAGTACGCGAAGCTTGGGACCGAGAAATCAAAGGGAACGAAGGTATTCGCCCTTACAGGAAAGATCAACAACACAGGACTTGCCGAAGTGCCGATGGGTATCACGATGCGCGAGATCATCTTTGAAATCGGCGGCGGCATCATGGGCGGCAAGAAATTCAAGGCCGTACAGATAGGCGGCCCCTCCGGCGGATGCATACCGGAGAAACTGCTTGACACGCCGATCGACTATGACTCACTGATCGCTGCAGGAGCGATGATGGGCTCCGGCGGACTCGTCGTTATGGACGAGGACACCTGCATGGTGGACGTCGCCAAGTTCTTCCTCAACTTCACACAGTCCGAATCCTGCGGCAAATGCACCCCCTGCCGCGAAGGCACCAAACGCATGCTCGAAATGCTTACCGCCATTACAGAAGGTAAGGGAAAAGACGGCGACATAGAGAAGCTGGAGAGACTTGCCAAATCTATCAAGGCAGGAGCCCTCTGCGCCCTCGGACAGACCGCGCCGAACCCGATCCTTTCGACGCTGCGCTACTTCAGGGACGAGTACGAGGCCCACATTTACGATAAGAAATGTCCGGCGGGAGTCTGCACAGCCCTTATCGGATACAAGATCACCGATAAGTGTGTCGGCTGCGGCCTTTGCAAAAAGGTATGCCCCGTAGACGCGATATCCGGAGAACCCAAAGGCAAGCACACGATCGATCCTGATAAGTGCATCAAGTGCGGAGCCTGTATGGAAAAATGCCCGTTCAAGGCGATCATCCGCGGTTGA
- a CDS encoding (2Fe-2S) ferredoxin domain-containing protein — protein MSIKSLEDLRKIKAESQLQTKARKSNDTQVIIGMGTCGIAAGAREVMTAVLEELAKRNLNNVSVLQTGCIGMCQKEPLMDIVRPGEDRVTYGPVYPTDVPRIIAEHLVNGNIVEDLVVAKIPNKE, from the coding sequence ATGTCAATAAAAAGCCTTGAAGATCTCAGGAAAATAAAAGCGGAATCACAGCTTCAGACAAAAGCCCGCAAAAGCAACGACACCCAGGTCATCATAGGGATGGGGACCTGCGGCATTGCCGCGGGCGCGCGCGAAGTTATGACCGCGGTCCTTGAAGAACTTGCGAAGCGCAATCTTAACAATGTCTCTGTCCTTCAGACCGGATGCATCGGGATGTGCCAGAAGGAACCCCTGATGGATATAGTCCGGCCCGGTGAAGACAGAGTCACATACGGGCCCGTATATCCTACAGACGTTCCCCGCATCATCGCTGAGCACCTTGTAAACGGAAATATCGTTGAGGATCTTGTCGTGGCTAAGATCCCTAATAAAGAATAG
- the nuoE gene encoding NADH-quinone oxidoreductase subunit NuoE — protein MVEKTSEKSWEQLDQLLNRYRGTKGSVIPVLQQAQEIFGYLPKDVLIKISKEINVPISQIFGVVTFYAQFHLEPRGKNIIRSCQGTACHVRGAKAVLNAIREKLGLNDGQVTTPDLEFTLETVACIGACGLAPCLMINDDTHGRLTAEAVGPMIDKYHNK, from the coding sequence ATGGTAGAGAAAACGTCAGAGAAGTCCTGGGAGCAGCTGGACCAGCTTCTGAACAGGTACCGGGGCACTAAGGGCAGCGTTATACCAGTGCTGCAGCAGGCTCAGGAGATTTTCGGGTACCTCCCGAAAGATGTCCTGATCAAGATCAGCAAGGAGATCAACGTTCCCATCAGCCAGATATTTGGCGTAGTGACATTCTACGCCCAGTTCCACCTGGAGCCCCGAGGAAAGAACATAATCAGGTCCTGTCAGGGAACGGCATGCCACGTCCGAGGAGCAAAGGCAGTCCTCAATGCGATCAGGGAAAAGCTCGGCCTTAATGACGGCCAGGTAACTACCCCCGACCTTGAATTCACGCTTGAGACTGTCGCATGCATCGGGGCATGCGGGCTTGCGCCGTGCCTCATGATCAATGACGACACGCACGGACGGCTGACCGCCGAAGCGGTAGGGCCGATGATCGATAAGTACCACAATAAGTAA
- the nuoE gene encoding NADH-quinone oxidoreductase subunit NuoE, translating to MSTATKDVAQVTKDIVAPWKGKRGGIIPILQKVQHEFGYLPDEAMVTISEETKVALAELYGVATFYAQFHLKPRGRHIIRVCRGTACHVRGSLGILERVISELKLHEGEVTTPDLRFTIEPVACIGACGLAPCVMVDDETHGRLTKDKVPDMLSKYE from the coding sequence ATGTCCACAGCAACAAAAGATGTTGCACAGGTGACGAAAGATATCGTCGCTCCATGGAAGGGTAAGAGGGGCGGGATCATTCCTATCCTTCAGAAGGTGCAGCATGAATTCGGCTACCTGCCTGATGAAGCAATGGTTACCATTTCCGAGGAAACCAAAGTCGCTCTTGCAGAGCTGTACGGAGTAGCAACGTTTTACGCGCAGTTCCACCTTAAACCGCGCGGACGGCACATCATCAGGGTCTGCCGCGGAACGGCATGCCATGTAAGAGGAAGCCTCGGGATCCTCGAAAGGGTAATTTCCGAGCTGAAGCTCCACGAAGGCGAGGTAACGACTCCCGACCTCAGGTTCACGATAGAGCCTGTTGCATGCATAGGAGCATGCGGACTTGCGCCTTGCGTAATGGTGGACGATGAAACTCACGGCCGTCTTACCAAGGACAAGGTACCCGACATGCTTTCAAAATACGAATAG
- a CDS encoding (2Fe-2S) ferredoxin domain-containing protein gives MPKISNLEELKKLRDKSIAETAARKEGRFRVIIGLGTCGIAAGGRKIMEAAMEEIAKRGLKDVSVETTGCIGMCQNEPLMDIVRPGEPRVTYGNLKPEDVPRIIADHLVNGNVVEEKVIGRPE, from the coding sequence ATGCCTAAGATCAGCAATCTGGAAGAACTAAAAAAACTTAGAGATAAATCTATCGCTGAAACTGCCGCCCGAAAGGAAGGCAGATTCAGGGTGATAATAGGGCTTGGGACGTGCGGGATCGCCGCAGGCGGAAGAAAGATAATGGAAGCCGCCATGGAAGAGATCGCAAAGCGCGGCCTCAAAGATGTTTCTGTTGAAACGACCGGCTGCATCGGCATGTGCCAGAATGAGCCGCTTATGGATATAGTCCGTCCGGGCGAACCGAGAGTCACGTACGGCAACCTGAAACCCGAAGATGTTCCCCGCATAATCGCTGACCACCTCGTAAACGGAAACGTAGTCGAGGAAAAAGTCATCGGAAGACCTGAATAG